The following coding sequences lie in one Mucilaginibacter sp. KACC 22773 genomic window:
- a CDS encoding chemotaxis protein CheW → MSIKLQTQSYLTFKLQNELFAINVGDVLEILEMSPITKVPKSPAFMKGVINLRGNILPVMDARNKFAMPDAEFTIDTCIVVLNIDSGKEPLLVGAIVDSVQKVIDIPDEDIQVSASMGAMYREDFITGIGKVEDNFVMILNIDKVFSADDVYAITES, encoded by the coding sequence ATGTCAATAAAACTGCAAACACAATCTTACTTAACGTTTAAGCTTCAAAACGAGCTTTTTGCTATCAACGTGGGCGATGTATTAGAAATTTTAGAAATGAGCCCTATTACTAAAGTGCCCAAATCGCCGGCATTTATGAAAGGGGTAATTAATTTACGGGGCAACATTTTGCCCGTAATGGATGCCCGCAACAAGTTTGCCATGCCCGACGCCGAATTTACTATTGATACCTGCATTGTGGTATTGAATATCGATAGCGGAAAAGAACCATTACTGGTAGGCGCCATTGTCGATTCGGTACAAAAGGTAATCGATATTCCTGATGAGGACATACAGGTTTCGGCAAGTATGGGCGCTATGTACCGCGAAGATTTTATAACCGGCATTGGAAAGGTAGAGGATAATTTTGTGATGATATTAAATATCGATAAAGTTTTCTCGGCCGACGATGTGTATGCCATTACTGAAAGTTAA
- a CDS encoding YdeI/OmpD-associated family protein: MINPKVDFYFNKAQKWQQELERLRMIVLDCGLTEELKWGVPCYTFHKSNVVLIHVFKEYCAVLFFKGALLNDANGILIQQTENVQAARQVRFTNLTEIVEVASILKTYIYEAIEVEKAGLKVEFKKTAEFTISEEFQHKLDAMPTLKMAFDALTPGRQRAYMLHFSAPKQAKTRQERVEKCIPQILNGKGLND; this comes from the coding sequence ATGATAAATCCTAAGGTTGATTTTTATTTTAACAAAGCCCAAAAGTGGCAACAGGAACTGGAACGGCTGAGAATGATTGTTCTTGACTGTGGCCTTACCGAAGAATTGAAGTGGGGCGTTCCTTGCTACACTTTTCATAAAAGTAACGTTGTTTTAATACATGTATTTAAAGAGTATTGCGCGGTTTTGTTTTTTAAAGGCGCGTTGTTAAATGATGCCAATGGTATTTTAATACAACAAACAGAAAATGTGCAGGCGGCGCGGCAGGTGCGCTTTACCAACTTAACGGAGATAGTTGAAGTAGCCTCCATCCTGAAAACCTATATTTATGAAGCTATTGAAGTAGAAAAAGCAGGTTTGAAAGTAGAGTTTAAAAAAACTGCAGAATTTACAATTTCTGAAGAGTTTCAACATAAATTAGATGCGATGCCCACCCTTAAAATGGCATTTGATGCATTAACCCCCGGACGGCAAAGGGCATACATGCTGCATTTTTCGGCCCCCAAACAAGCCAAAACCCGGCAGGAAAGGGTTGAAAAATGCATACCGCAAATTCTTAACGGAAAAGGCTTAAATGATTAA
- a CDS encoding STAS domain-containing protein: protein MENVSFENTLISNTGIQVLISGSLEIRDAAEIKNELLLLLTNHGHVELHFKNIEKIDLTALQLLMALSRSASDQGKKVDYIFEPTAYISEVLNNSGFNKFISV from the coding sequence ATGGAAAATGTTTCTTTCGAAAATACTTTAATAAGCAACACCGGTATACAGGTACTGATTAGCGGCAGCCTGGAGATCAGGGATGCTGCCGAAATAAAAAATGAGCTTTTGTTGCTCCTTACCAATCATGGCCACGTTGAGTTGCATTTTAAAAATATCGAAAAAATAGACCTCACAGCTTTACAACTGCTCATGGCCTTATCGCGAAGTGCATCAGACCAGGGCAAAAAAGTTGACTATATTTTTGAGCCAACGGCATACATCAGCGAAGTGTTAAATAATTCGGGGTTTAATAAATTCATATCTGTTTAA
- a CDS encoding chemotaxis protein CheA — MDQYQQNFSDDAMEVIADMEKSLLLMETSPDDPALIQQVFRAMHTLKGNSSMFGFKVITEFTHHLESIYEHVRSGQKKITKEIIDVTLDSLDHLTYLAKNQGELDIQHQKTHDSLTARVVKILKDILAGVNIESNPLGPVAQTAAYENNGLKNYHIIFAPDKEIFYNGTNPVYLLEELQTLGNCTVIPNIDDIPSLQDIEPTYCYTSWDIYLATGVDIDTIREVFVFVEGRCKLEINLMPQPEEAMLQQNESAGYPEEAKDVVPQVSKTAAAEPVKKNVISSIRVPSERLDSLMSLVSELMTLQAKLGTLTDQNPQSELLAVTENLEKISTRLRDNAFSMCLVPIKNMLNPFNRLVRDLANELNKEIDFVTEGTDTELDKNIMEGLADPIMHLLRNSIDHGIEYPDDRVKAGKKRHGQILFKAFCAGVNVYIEIQDDGKGIDPQKIRDKAIQKGIIGKDEVLSEKEIFNLIFLPGFSTAEQVSEISGRGVGMDVVKRRIEDIRGQIKITSQPNTGTTITIKLPITVSIIDGLLVKINDVSFVIPLAAVDRCFEAPAVQQLNRFNNLIILDGEQIPFISLSEEFDGKENLSGSQEIILVYYDEKRVALIVDNIVGKFQAVLKPLGRYFQNMDHISGATILGDGKIALVLDTNKVVEEYLHQKRLAICQ, encoded by the coding sequence ATGGACCAATACCAACAAAACTTTAGCGACGATGCCATGGAGGTGATAGCCGACATGGAAAAGAGCCTGCTTTTAATGGAAACCAGTCCGGACGATCCTGCGCTGATACAGCAGGTTTTTAGGGCCATGCATACCTTAAAGGGCAATAGCTCGATGTTTGGCTTTAAGGTAATTACAGAATTTACTCACCACCTTGAATCAATATACGAGCACGTACGTAGCGGGCAGAAAAAAATCACCAAAGAAATTATTGATGTTACCCTCGATTCGCTTGACCACTTAACTTACCTGGCAAAAAACCAGGGCGAATTGGATATTCAGCATCAAAAAACACACGATAGCCTTACTGCAAGGGTAGTGAAAATTTTGAAGGATATTTTGGCCGGAGTAAACATAGAAAGCAACCCGCTTGGCCCGGTTGCCCAAACAGCAGCATATGAAAATAACGGGTTAAAAAATTATCACATCATTTTTGCGCCCGATAAAGAGATATTTTACAATGGCACTAATCCTGTTTACCTGTTAGAGGAATTGCAAACACTTGGTAACTGTACAGTTATTCCAAATATCGACGACATCCCTTCGTTGCAGGATATCGAGCCAACATATTGTTACACCTCCTGGGATATTTACCTTGCTACCGGCGTTGATATCGATACCATCAGGGAGGTGTTTGTTTTTGTTGAAGGCCGGTGCAAGCTCGAAATTAATTTAATGCCCCAGCCCGAAGAGGCCATGCTGCAGCAAAATGAGAGCGCCGGCTATCCCGAAGAAGCTAAAGATGTTGTGCCGCAGGTTTCAAAAACGGCAGCTGCAGAACCAGTCAAAAAAAACGTGATATCGAGCATCAGGGTGCCATCCGAAAGATTAGACAGCCTCATGAGCCTTGTAAGCGAGTTAATGACCTTACAGGCCAAGCTTGGCACACTTACCGACCAAAACCCGCAATCGGAGTTATTGGCAGTTACCGAAAACCTCGAGAAAATATCAACCAGGCTTCGGGACAACGCATTTAGTATGTGCCTTGTGCCTATTAAAAATATGCTCAACCCGTTTAACCGCCTGGTTAGGGACCTGGCCAACGAACTGAATAAAGAAATAGACTTTGTTACCGAAGGTACCGATACCGAACTGGATAAAAACATTATGGAGGGCCTGGCCGACCCAATCATGCACCTGCTCAGAAACAGTATCGACCATGGCATTGAGTACCCGGATGACAGGGTTAAGGCCGGAAAAAAAAGGCACGGCCAAATTTTATTTAAAGCCTTTTGCGCCGGGGTTAATGTTTACATCGAAATTCAGGATGATGGAAAAGGCATCGATCCGCAAAAAATAAGGGATAAGGCCATACAAAAAGGAATTATTGGCAAAGATGAAGTACTGAGCGAAAAAGAAATTTTCAACCTTATTTTCCTCCCCGGTTTTTCAACTGCAGAACAGGTAAGTGAAATTTCGGGCCGGGGTGTGGGTATGGATGTTGTAAAACGCAGGATTGAAGATATCAGGGGGCAGATTAAAATAACTTCTCAGCCAAATACCGGCACAACCATTACTATAAAATTACCAATCACGGTATCTATTATTGATGGCCTGCTGGTAAAAATTAACGATGTTTCATTTGTTATTCCGCTGGCGGCCGTCGATCGTTGTTTTGAAGCGCCTGCCGTGCAGCAACTAAACCGCTTCAACAACCTCATCATACTTGATGGCGAACAAATCCCTTTCATCAGCTTAAGCGAAGAATTTGATGGCAAAGAAAACCTGTCGGGTTCGCAGGAAATCATATTGGTATACTACGATGAAAAAAGGGTAGCCTTAATTGTCGATAATATCGTTGGGAAATTTCAGGCCGTTTTAAAGCCGCTTGGGAGATATTTCCAGAACATGGACCACATTTCGGGGGCAACCATATTGGGGGATGGCAAAATTGCTCTTGTATTAGATACCAATAAAGTTGTTGAAGAATACTTACACCAAAAACGCCTTGCAATATGTCAATAA
- a CDS encoding response regulator, giving the protein MNGASKTVLLVDDSEMVIRLISSMLKKAGYQVLTGCDGEDALTQFDKKNIDLVITDLNMPNKDGLQLINEIRNMQYYRFLPVVLFVSDSTISIRDYIKTSGATVLLNKDAIKEKLVSTVKKMIG; this is encoded by the coding sequence ATGAACGGTGCAAGCAAAACAGTGTTATTGGTTGATGACTCTGAAATGGTGATAAGGTTGATAAGCTCCATGCTTAAAAAAGCAGGCTACCAGGTTTTAACCGGTTGCGATGGCGAAGATGCTTTAACTCAATTTGATAAAAAAAATATCGACCTGGTGATTACCGATCTTAACATGCCCAATAAAGATGGCCTGCAACTGATTAACGAGATAAGAAACATGCAGTATTACCGCTTTTTACCTGTTGTGCTATTTGTTTCGGATAGTACCATCAGTATTCGCGATTACATCAAAACTTCTGGCGCAACTGTGTTATTGAACAAAGATGCTATCAAAGAAAAATTGGTTTCCACGGTTAAAAAAATGATAGGATAA
- a CDS encoding HAMP domain-containing methyl-accepting chemotaxis protein, giving the protein MILQNIKVSAKLYILVGVLFLTIGAIGITGQLNLKEVNGSLQTVFEDRIVCLKQLKVVSDMYLINIKDVTQQINDGSINFKTGKKRIAKAQKEIKTNWAAYVATGAIPEEKKLSAQTTELMASTDESLESLKVLMDKEDKPAVASLAFSDVNPKVDSILNNVNALVDIQVSVANDEYINGQNVYSTAKTHAYIVIFSGITISLLLAFFIIKNINSIVAKLKDLVSYAQVASENISSASSQMSSSAQQMSEGATEQAASAEEVSSSMEEIVSSIQQNTENALQTEKIALKVVEDIVEGNKAVNITVQSMKEIAERISIIGDIARQTNLLALNAAVEAARAGDNGRGFAVVAAEVRKLAERCQTAAHEINNLSKSGVTIAERSGKLLDLIVPEVQKTCKLVQEISISSMEQNTGANEINNALQQLNQVIQQNAAISEEMAASSEELSGQADQLKDIVNFDIGNDVKSRTEIRRVPANKPYQKTFAGSHYPVKKKPAPERFYKGINIDMNGKDPIDEKYEKY; this is encoded by the coding sequence ATGATTTTACAAAACATAAAAGTTTCGGCCAAACTTTACATCCTGGTTGGTGTACTGTTCCTTACCATTGGAGCAATTGGCATTACCGGGCAGCTTAATTTAAAAGAAGTAAACGGATCGCTGCAAACTGTATTTGAAGACCGGATTGTGTGCCTTAAACAATTAAAAGTTGTTTCAGATATGTACCTGATTAATATTAAAGATGTTACTCAGCAAATAAATGATGGCAGTATCAATTTTAAAACCGGCAAAAAAAGAATAGCAAAGGCGCAAAAGGAAATTAAGACTAATTGGGCGGCGTACGTAGCAACAGGCGCTATTCCCGAAGAAAAAAAACTATCGGCACAAACTACAGAGCTGATGGCCAGCACAGATGAATCGTTAGAGTCGCTTAAAGTTCTTATGGACAAAGAGGATAAGCCCGCGGTAGCGTCCCTTGCTTTCAGCGATGTTAACCCAAAGGTTGATTCTATCCTCAATAATGTTAATGCGCTTGTTGATATCCAGGTTTCAGTAGCCAATGACGAATATATAAATGGCCAAAATGTGTATTCAACAGCTAAAACCCACGCTTATATTGTGATATTTTCGGGCATAACTATTTCGCTATTGCTGGCCTTTTTTATCATTAAAAACATCAACAGTATTGTTGCCAAGCTTAAAGACCTGGTTTCATATGCCCAGGTAGCTTCAGAAAATATTTCATCGGCCAGTTCGCAAATGAGTTCATCGGCGCAGCAAATGTCTGAGGGCGCTACAGAACAGGCTGCATCTGCCGAAGAGGTTTCGTCGTCAATGGAGGAAATAGTATCCAGCATACAGCAAAACACCGAAAACGCTTTGCAAACCGAAAAAATAGCCCTAAAGGTTGTTGAAGATATTGTTGAAGGCAACAAGGCGGTTAATATTACCGTACAATCCATGAAAGAGATTGCCGAGCGGATTTCAATTATTGGTGATATTGCCCGCCAAACCAATCTTTTAGCGTTAAATGCCGCAGTTGAGGCCGCAAGGGCCGGCGATAACGGGCGCGGCTTTGCTGTGGTAGCTGCCGAAGTAAGGAAACTTGCCGAACGCTGCCAAACAGCAGCCCATGAAATTAACAACCTGTCTAAATCGGGTGTAACTATAGCCGAGAGATCGGGTAAGTTACTCGATTTAATTGTGCCCGAAGTTCAGAAAACGTGTAAGCTGGTGCAGGAAATTAGCATATCCAGTATGGAGCAAAATACCGGCGCCAATGAAATTAATAATGCCTTGCAGCAATTAAACCAGGTTATACAGCAAAATGCTGCAATTTCCGAAGAGATGGCTGCGAGCTCGGAAGAGCTTTCGGGCCAGGCAGATCAGTTGAAGGATATTGTAAATTTTGACATCGGAAACGATGTTAAATCCCGGACAGAGATACGACGGGTTCCGGCTAATAAACCATACCAGAAAACTTTTGCCGGTAGCCATTATCCGGTTAAGAAGAAACCCGCACCCGAACGTTTTTATAAAGGTATCAACATAGATATGAACGGGAAAGACCCGATAGACGAAAAATATGAGAAATATTAA